The sequence TTCCCTTATCAGATTCCTTCTCCCTGCCACCGAGATCATCCTTGGGTCTTCATTTAAGGTGATCGTCATGGCAGAGGTTATCTCAAGGGTCGGCAGTGGAATTGGAAATGGTTTAAACATCGGATGGCTCAATATAGAAACAGATACAATTTTAGGATGGACCCTGATAATATATGTTCTCAGTTTCCTCATTTCAAAAACAATTTTAACATCTTTAAAAAACAGATTCAGGAGGTACTTATGATTGAATTAAAAGATCTTTCCCTCACCTTCCATGGGGAAAAAATCCTGGATAAGATCACATATAAATTTAAAAAAAATAAGGTCACTGCAATCTTAGGCCCCTCTGGAGGAGGGAAAACCAGCCTCTTTAATATTATCGCCGGAATAGAAATAAATCATTCGGGGGAGGTCATTAAAAATTTTGAAAATGTAGGTTATATATTCCAGGAGGACAGACTCCTCCCCTGGGAAAGTGTAAAAGAAAATTTGAATATCATTCCAGGAGCTACAGAAGAAAAAATACTTTATATCCTGGAACTTCTGCACATCCCCCACAAGGCAGACCATCTGGTTAAAAATTTAA comes from Psychrilyobacter piezotolerans and encodes:
- a CDS encoding ABC transporter ATP-binding protein, which encodes MIELKDLSLTFHGEKILDKITYKFKKNKVTAILGPSGGGKTSLFNIIAGIEINHSGEVIKNFENVGYIFQEDRLLPWESVKENLNIIPGATEEKILYILELLHIPHKADHLVKNLSGGEKQRVAIARAFLYDTELILMDESLKSLDFSLKIKLIDLIISLLEKYSKTLIMISHDIDEILLMADEVIIFSKKPTVIEEVLTIDFPKSERTLSSKELKIYKNKIYDAILK